The Microbacterium luteum genome includes a region encoding these proteins:
- a CDS encoding AAA family ATPase, with protein MRAILAVDDEGSTAASRLREEGVDVVAVVSADTPARAAADGAFGDEGDAFFGALAEVDVLILRVRRRTLTDGLVGLCDRRAVRIVALVGDDDDERVAHSFGLLTILPATAEAFAVADALPSVAVAAGEQSRPATAGPRTIVVWGPHGSPGRSTVAIELAVELARGDRRVALVDADSHAPSIALSLGLADEGPGFAAACRQAALGTLDARELTRIALPLERSGVEVLPGINRPSRWPELAEPRVSSALEVCRDWVDHTVVDVSASLEQDEEIMSDLDAPRRNGATLAALRSADLVVAVAAADPVGVARFLRGYADLRAVVGATPVLTVANRLRPGALGIDARGQVRRTLDRFGGISDVRFLPADARSADAALLAARPIALAAPRSPLIAGIRRIVGDAVLPPTPAATAPAARATRRGRRTHSVVGATS; from the coding sequence ATGAGGGCGATCCTCGCGGTCGATGACGAGGGGAGCACGGCCGCGTCGCGCCTGCGCGAGGAGGGAGTCGACGTCGTCGCCGTCGTCTCGGCGGACACCCCCGCGCGTGCCGCCGCCGACGGTGCATTCGGCGACGAGGGGGACGCGTTTTTCGGGGCACTCGCCGAGGTGGACGTGCTCATCCTGCGAGTGCGCCGGCGCACCCTCACCGACGGCCTCGTCGGACTGTGCGACCGCCGCGCCGTGAGGATCGTGGCGCTGGTCGGAGATGACGACGACGAGCGCGTCGCGCATTCGTTCGGGCTGCTGACCATCCTGCCCGCCACGGCGGAGGCGTTCGCCGTCGCGGACGCGCTGCCGAGCGTCGCGGTCGCCGCGGGGGAGCAGTCCCGTCCGGCGACGGCAGGGCCCCGGACGATCGTGGTGTGGGGCCCGCACGGGTCGCCCGGGCGCTCCACGGTCGCGATCGAGCTCGCCGTGGAACTTGCACGCGGGGATCGCCGTGTGGCCCTGGTGGACGCCGACTCGCATGCGCCGTCGATCGCGCTCTCCCTCGGCCTCGCCGACGAGGGCCCGGGATTCGCGGCCGCCTGCCGGCAGGCGGCTCTGGGCACCCTCGACGCCCGAGAACTCACCCGCATCGCGCTGCCCCTGGAACGCAGCGGCGTGGAGGTCCTGCCCGGAATCAACCGCCCCTCGCGCTGGCCGGAACTGGCCGAGCCCCGCGTCTCCTCGGCCCTCGAGGTCTGCCGCGATTGGGTCGATCACACCGTCGTCGACGTCTCCGCTTCTCTGGAGCAGGACGAGGAGATCATGAGCGACCTCGATGCGCCGCGCCGCAACGGTGCGACCCTCGCCGCCCTCCGCTCGGCCGATCTCGTCGTCGCAGTGGCGGCGGCGGACCCGGTCGGCGTCGCGAGATTCCTGCGCGGCTACGCGGACCTGCGTGCGGTGGTGGGGGCGACTCCGGTGCTCACGGTGGCGAATCGACTCCGCCCGGGCGCGCTCGGCATCGACGCGCGCGGGCAGGTGCGGCGCACGCTCGATCGATTCGGCGGCATCTCCGACGTGCGCTTCCTGCCGGCCGACGCCCGCTCGGCCGACGCCGCGCTGCTGGCCGCGCGTCCCATCGCCCTCGCCGCGCCGCGCTCGCCGCTGATCGCGGGGATTCGTCGGATCGTGGGGGATGCGGTGCTCCCGCCCACTCCGGCGGCGACCGCGCCGGCTGCGCGCGCGACCCGTCGCGGACGTCGCACGCACAGCGTGGTCGGAGCGACCTCTTAG
- a CDS encoding SAF domain-containing protein, with protein sequence MTSSETVRARRRAPWVDVRFLLGIVLILASVAGVWFVVSAARQTAPAIAAATTLVPGDVISATDVRVVEVALGTLDEAYLSPEELELGAVTTRTVAAGELVPHDAVGAGEDAASTTIVLHTATDVPASVSAGSVVEVWAAPLTEEGGYDTPRILVPDATVVSVARDDAVVGTADVALEVVIPRADVSVALAAMADQSALSVVPAVGGGR encoded by the coding sequence ATGACCAGCTCCGAAACCGTGCGCGCCCGCCGTCGCGCACCCTGGGTGGACGTGCGCTTCCTGCTCGGCATCGTCCTCATCCTCGCCTCCGTCGCGGGCGTGTGGTTCGTGGTGAGCGCTGCGCGTCAGACCGCCCCTGCGATCGCGGCCGCGACGACGCTCGTGCCCGGCGACGTGATCTCCGCGACCGACGTGCGCGTGGTCGAGGTGGCACTCGGAACCCTCGACGAGGCGTATCTGTCGCCGGAGGAGCTCGAGCTCGGGGCGGTGACCACCCGCACGGTGGCCGCCGGCGAACTCGTCCCGCACGACGCCGTCGGTGCCGGTGAAGACGCGGCGAGCACGACGATCGTGCTGCACACGGCGACCGACGTTCCGGCCTCGGTGAGCGCCGGGTCGGTCGTGGAGGTGTGGGCCGCTCCGCTGACGGAGGAGGGCGGCTACGACACCCCGCGCATCCTGGTGCCCGACGCGACCGTCGTGTCCGTCGCGCGTGACGATGCGGTCGTCGGCACTGCCGATGTCGCGCTCGAGGTCGTGATCCCGCGAGCGGATGTCTCCGTCGCACTCGCAGCGATGGCGGACCAGTCCGCCCTGTCGGTCGTGCCCGCGGTCGGGGGCGGCCGATGA
- a CDS encoding helix-turn-helix domain-containing protein, translating to MPDSPTAGGRLLAPAQVAEVLQIEVGEVLALVEQGRLSGMRVGSPARWRIEESSVAAYLDDQAEEARRMALWRQSNAASFPELWGTGVVRNPD from the coding sequence ATGCCCGATTCGCCCACCGCCGGAGGCCGCCTTCTCGCGCCGGCCCAGGTCGCCGAGGTGCTCCAGATCGAGGTGGGCGAAGTGCTGGCACTCGTCGAGCAGGGCCGACTGTCGGGGATGCGCGTGGGCTCTCCCGCCCGGTGGCGCATCGAGGAATCCAGCGTGGCGGCATACCTCGACGATCAGGCTGAGGAGGCCCGACGCATGGCGCTGTGGCGTCAGTCGAATGCGGCGAGCTTTCCGGAGCTGTGGGGCACCGGCGTGGTGCGAAACCCCGACTGA
- a CDS encoding Rv3235 family protein yields the protein MVQNSSGAARAASGPWSTTAVSEYFAPQPTSTSDLPEPTQLLRNLSVGVLEVMSGVREIEQLARWMTEDVFRVLLTRANLATRARSARGVPASRPVHTVLSVRHTSPADGAVEAVVVVRGPARTRAIAIRLEGMDGRWRATSLALL from the coding sequence ATGGTTCAGAACTCTTCAGGCGCAGCCCGCGCCGCATCCGGACCGTGGAGCACCACGGCGGTCTCGGAGTACTTCGCACCGCAGCCGACGTCGACGAGCGACCTTCCCGAGCCCACGCAGCTGCTGCGCAATCTCAGCGTCGGGGTGCTCGAGGTGATGTCGGGCGTGCGCGAGATCGAGCAGCTCGCACGATGGATGACCGAAGACGTCTTCCGCGTGCTCCTCACCCGCGCCAACCTCGCCACGCGTGCCCGCAGCGCCCGCGGCGTTCCCGCGTCGCGGCCGGTGCACACCGTGCTGTCGGTGCGCCACACCTCCCCCGCCGACGGCGCGGTCGAAGCGGTCGTCGTGGTCCGCGGTCCCGCGCGCACCCGCGCCATCGCCATCCGCCTCGAAGGCATGGACGGGCGCTGGCGCGCGACGTCGCTCGCGCTCCTCTGA
- a CDS encoding pyridoxal phosphate-dependent aminotransferase, with the protein MSPLRPLDQSSKLKNVLYEIRGQALVEADRLESEGHTILKLNTGNPAVFGFDAPYQIVRDMIEAVPHAHGYSDSRGIMSARRAVMYRYEEIPGFPAFDPDDVYLGNGVSELITMVMQALLDEGDEVLIPAPDYPLWTAMTSLGGGNPVHYVCDEQNGWQPDLEDIRSKVTDRTKAIVVINPNNPTGAVYSREVLDGIAEIARENSLLLLADEIYDRILFDDAQHIPMASVAPDLLCLTFNGLSKTYRVAGYRSGWLLVTGPKTHAGGFLEGITLLASTRLCPNVPAQHAVQAALSGVQSIDALIASSGRLHEQRDAAWKTLESIPGVTCVKPSGALYAFPRLDPEVYEIHDDLKLVYDFLVAEHVLLVQGTGFNWPTPDHLRIVTLPEARVLTEAIERLGNFLASYKQ; encoded by the coding sequence ATGAGTCCGCTTCGCCCCCTCGACCAGTCGAGCAAGCTCAAGAACGTCCTGTATGAGATCCGCGGACAGGCGCTCGTCGAGGCCGACCGGCTCGAGTCCGAGGGTCACACGATCCTCAAGCTCAACACGGGCAACCCCGCCGTCTTCGGATTCGACGCGCCGTATCAGATCGTCCGCGACATGATCGAGGCCGTCCCGCACGCGCACGGCTACAGCGACAGTCGCGGGATCATGTCGGCGCGACGAGCCGTGATGTACCGCTACGAGGAGATCCCCGGATTCCCGGCGTTCGATCCCGATGACGTGTACCTCGGCAACGGCGTCTCGGAGCTCATCACGATGGTGATGCAGGCCCTGCTCGACGAGGGCGACGAGGTGCTGATCCCCGCGCCGGACTACCCGCTGTGGACGGCGATGACGAGCCTCGGCGGGGGGAACCCGGTCCACTACGTGTGCGATGAGCAGAACGGCTGGCAGCCGGATCTCGAGGACATCCGCTCGAAGGTCACCGATCGCACCAAGGCGATCGTGGTCATCAACCCGAACAACCCCACCGGTGCGGTCTACAGCAGGGAGGTGCTGGACGGGATCGCCGAGATCGCCCGGGAGAACTCCCTGCTGCTGCTCGCCGACGAGATCTACGACCGCATCCTGTTCGACGACGCCCAGCACATCCCGATGGCGTCGGTCGCCCCCGATCTCCTGTGCCTGACCTTCAACGGACTGTCCAAGACGTATCGCGTCGCCGGCTACCGCTCGGGCTGGCTGCTCGTGACCGGCCCGAAGACCCACGCCGGCGGGTTCCTCGAGGGGATCACGCTGCTGGCCTCGACCCGCCTGTGCCCCAACGTGCCGGCGCAGCACGCGGTGCAGGCCGCCCTGTCGGGCGTGCAGTCGATCGATGCCCTCATCGCCTCCTCCGGGCGCCTTCACGAGCAGCGGGATGCGGCGTGGAAGACGCTCGAATCGATCCCGGGCGTGACGTGTGTGAAACCGTCGGGCGCGCTCTACGCGTTCCCGCGGCTGGACCCGGAGGTGTACGAGATCCACGACGATCTCAAGCTCGTGTACGACTTCCTCGTCGCCGAGCACGTGCTGCTGGTGCAGGGCACCGGGTTCAACTGGCCGACCCCCGACCACCTGCGGATCGTCACGCTCCCCGAGGCTCGTGTGCTCACGGAGGCGATCGAGCGCCTGGGGAACTTCCTGGCCTCCTACAAGCAGTAG
- the secA gene encoding preprotein translocase subunit SecA, which produces MANALEKLLRAGEGRILRRLQQTVKAVNALEEDYTHLTDEQLRGETAELRERFEKGETLDQLLPEAFAAVREAAKRTLGQRPYDVQIMGGAALHLGNIAEMKTGEGKTLVATLPAYLNAIAGRGVHIVTVNDFLASYQSDIMGRVFRALGMTTGTIVSGQTPDVRRQQYAADITYGTNNEFGFDYLRDNMAWRKEDMVQRDHFFAIVDEVDSILIDEARTPLIISGPSSGEANRWFVEFAKIARTLESGVDYEVDEKKRTVGVLEPGIEKVEDYLGIDNLYESANTPLISFLNNSIKALALFKRDSDYVVMNDEVMIVDEHTGRILVGRRYNEGIHQAIEAKEGVPVKAENQTLATVTLQNYFRLYDKLGGMTGTAETEAAEFMSTYKLGVVPIPTNKPMIRKDQSDLVYKNEEAKFVQVAEDIAERHKAGQPVLVGTVSVEKSEYLSRLLAKKGIKHEVLNAKNHAREAEIVARAGRPGAVTVATNMAGRGTDIMLGGNAEFLAVQEMKAKGLDPHETPDEYEAAWDEVYEATRERVAEEGQAAREAGGLYVLGTERHESRRIDNQLRGRSGRQGDPGESRFYLSLTDTLMRLFQSGAAEAILSRTNFPDDVAIESGMVSRAIKSAQSQVEARNAEVRKNVLKYDDVLNRQREAIYADRRHILHGDDIADRVQHFIEDAVGAVIDDHTGAGHNESWDFDALWTELKTLYPVGVTIDEVVAEGAGRKGGITSEGLKREVLSDARIAYESREETLGSEAMRELERRVVLQVLDRRWRDHLYEMDYLKDGIGLRAMAQRDPLIEYQREGYQMFQSMMGQIKEECVGYLFNLEVEVRKAADGQQVTQVEAKGLSATPSDGQRLQYSAANDAGEVEVRNERGQVQQAETTRVRQAAQAAQPPAAEAPRGAFGQKTDGADAPAAAPQNRAQRRAAGKKN; this is translated from the coding sequence GTGGCAAACGCCCTCGAGAAACTGCTTCGTGCCGGAGAAGGCCGCATCCTGCGGCGCCTCCAGCAGACGGTGAAGGCCGTCAACGCGCTCGAGGAGGACTACACGCATCTCACCGATGAGCAGCTGCGCGGCGAGACGGCCGAGCTGCGCGAGCGGTTCGAGAAGGGCGAGACGCTCGACCAGCTGCTGCCCGAGGCGTTCGCGGCGGTTCGCGAGGCAGCCAAGCGCACGCTCGGCCAGCGCCCCTACGACGTGCAGATCATGGGCGGCGCGGCGCTTCATCTCGGCAACATCGCCGAGATGAAGACCGGTGAGGGCAAGACCCTGGTGGCGACCCTGCCGGCCTACCTCAACGCGATCGCCGGCCGCGGCGTGCACATCGTCACCGTCAACGACTTCCTCGCGTCGTACCAGTCCGACATCATGGGCCGCGTCTTCCGTGCGCTCGGCATGACCACTGGCACGATCGTGTCGGGTCAGACGCCCGACGTGCGTCGCCAGCAGTACGCCGCCGACATCACCTACGGCACCAACAACGAATTCGGATTCGACTACCTGCGCGACAACATGGCATGGCGCAAGGAGGACATGGTCCAGCGCGACCACTTCTTCGCCATCGTCGACGAGGTCGACTCGATCCTCATCGACGAGGCCCGCACGCCGCTGATCATCTCGGGGCCGTCGTCGGGGGAGGCGAACCGCTGGTTCGTGGAGTTCGCGAAGATCGCCCGCACCCTCGAGTCCGGTGTGGACTACGAGGTCGACGAGAAGAAACGCACCGTCGGTGTGCTCGAACCGGGCATCGAGAAGGTCGAGGACTACCTCGGCATCGACAACCTCTACGAGTCCGCGAACACGCCGCTCATCTCGTTCCTCAACAACTCGATCAAGGCGCTGGCGCTCTTCAAGCGCGACAGCGACTACGTCGTGATGAACGACGAGGTGATGATCGTCGACGAGCACACCGGGCGCATCCTCGTCGGGCGTCGCTACAACGAGGGCATACACCAGGCGATCGAGGCGAAGGAGGGCGTTCCGGTCAAGGCCGAGAACCAGACCCTCGCGACCGTCACGCTGCAGAACTACTTCCGCCTCTACGACAAGCTCGGCGGCATGACCGGTACGGCCGAGACCGAGGCCGCCGAGTTCATGTCGACCTACAAGCTCGGTGTGGTGCCGATCCCCACCAACAAGCCGATGATCCGCAAGGACCAGTCCGACCTCGTGTACAAGAACGAGGAGGCCAAGTTCGTGCAGGTGGCCGAAGACATCGCCGAGCGACACAAGGCCGGCCAGCCCGTCCTCGTCGGAACCGTCAGCGTCGAGAAGAGCGAGTACCTCTCGCGCCTGCTGGCGAAGAAGGGCATCAAGCACGAGGTCCTGAACGCGAAGAACCACGCTCGCGAGGCCGAGATCGTCGCCCGGGCGGGGCGTCCCGGCGCGGTCACCGTCGCGACCAACATGGCCGGTCGTGGTACCGACATCATGCTCGGCGGCAACGCCGAGTTCCTCGCGGTGCAGGAGATGAAGGCGAAGGGGCTCGACCCGCACGAGACCCCCGACGAGTACGAGGCCGCGTGGGACGAGGTCTACGAGGCGACGCGCGAGCGGGTCGCCGAAGAGGGACAGGCCGCGCGCGAGGCCGGCGGTCTCTACGTGCTGGGAACCGAGCGCCACGAGTCGCGCCGCATCGACAACCAGCTGCGCGGACGCTCGGGGCGCCAGGGCGACCCCGGCGAGAGCCGCTTCTACCTGTCGCTGACCGACACGCTCATGCGTCTGTTCCAGTCCGGGGCCGCCGAGGCGATCCTGTCGCGCACGAACTTCCCCGACGACGTCGCCATCGAGTCCGGCATGGTCTCGCGCGCGATCAAGAGCGCGCAGTCCCAGGTCGAGGCGCGCAACGCCGAGGTTCGCAAGAACGTGCTGAAGTACGACGACGTGCTCAACCGCCAGCGCGAGGCGATCTACGCCGACCGCCGTCACATCCTGCACGGCGACGACATCGCCGACCGCGTGCAGCACTTCATCGAAGACGCCGTGGGTGCCGTGATCGACGACCACACCGGCGCCGGTCACAACGAGAGCTGGGACTTCGATGCCCTGTGGACCGAGCTGAAGACGCTCTATCCGGTGGGCGTGACGATCGACGAGGTCGTCGCCGAAGGCGCCGGTCGCAAGGGCGGCATCACCTCGGAGGGCCTCAAGCGCGAGGTGCTCTCGGATGCGCGGATCGCCTACGAGTCCCGCGAAGAGACCCTGGGCTCCGAAGCCATGCGCGAACTGGAGCGGCGGGTGGTGCTGCAGGTGCTGGATCGCCGCTGGCGCGACCACCTCTACGAGATGGACTACCTCAAGGACGGCATCGGCCTGCGTGCGATGGCGCAGCGCGACCCGCTCATCGAGTATCAGCGCGAGGGCTACCAGATGTTCCAGTCGATGATGGGGCAGATCAAGGAGGAGTGCGTCGGCTACCTCTTCAACCTCGAGGTCGAGGTGCGCAAGGCCGCCGACGGGCAGCAGGTCACCCAGGTGGAGGCGAAGGGTTTGTCGGCCACGCCGTCGGACGGGCAGCGCCTGCAGTACTCCGCGGCCAACGACGCCGGCGAGGTCGAGGTGCGCAACGAGCGCGGTCAGGTGCAGCAGGCCGAGACCACCCGTGTGCGCCAGGCAGCTCAGGCGGCGCAGCCCCCCGCTGCCGAGGCCCCGCGCGGAGCCTTCGGGCAGAAGACCGACGGCGCGGATGCGCCCGCGGCCGCCCCGCAGAACCGCGCGCAGCGTCGCGCGGCCGGCAAGAAGAACTGA
- a CDS encoding DEAD/DEAH box helicase, which produces MTETDAPAASDAAAETAAPTFSDLGLSDPVLKALREIGYETPSAIQAATIPTLLSGRDVVGMAQTGTGKTAAFALPIVDRLDPAQKNPQALVLAPTRELALQVCEAFEKYAGHLKGVHVLPVYGGQGYGVQLSALRRGVHIVVGTPGRIIDHLEKGTLDLSELSYLVLDEADEMLKMGFAEDVETILAETPDTKQVALFSATMPAAIRRMSKQYLHDPEEITVKTKTTTSATISQRYLITAWQRKMDALTRILEVENFDGMIVFGRTRSITEEIAEKLRARGYSAAAINGDIAQAQREKTVNQLKSGKLDILVATDVAARGLDVERISHVVNYDIPTDTESYVHRIGRTGRAGRTGDAISFVTPKERWLVRAIEKATRQELTEMSLPSVDEVNETRLSRFDDRITAALAESERVDRFRDIVAHYVRHHDVPEVDVAAALAIVAQGETPLLLDPDVEPARPPRDRDDRRDRSDRRESDRSDRGDRPERRAGQYAMYRIEVGKRHRVEPRQIVGALANEGGLRRDDFGRIQIRPDFSLVELPADMSRDTLDRLSDTRISGRLIEIRPDTGGPARRRSGGDERRPPRERDARGDRKPRRRDG; this is translated from the coding sequence GTGACCGAAACCGACGCTCCCGCCGCATCCGATGCCGCCGCCGAGACCGCCGCGCCGACCTTCTCCGACCTCGGCCTGAGCGATCCGGTGCTGAAGGCCCTCCGCGAGATCGGGTACGAGACGCCGTCGGCGATCCAGGCCGCGACCATCCCGACCCTGCTGTCCGGCCGCGACGTGGTCGGCATGGCGCAGACCGGAACCGGCAAGACCGCGGCGTTCGCCCTGCCGATCGTCGACCGCCTCGACCCCGCGCAGAAGAACCCGCAGGCGCTCGTGCTCGCACCGACCCGCGAGCTCGCGCTGCAGGTGTGCGAGGCGTTCGAGAAGTACGCCGGTCACCTCAAGGGCGTTCACGTGCTCCCGGTCTACGGCGGCCAGGGATACGGCGTGCAGCTGTCGGCGCTCCGGCGTGGCGTGCACATCGTCGTCGGAACGCCCGGCCGCATCATCGACCACCTCGAGAAGGGCACGCTCGACCTCTCGGAGCTGAGCTACCTCGTGCTCGACGAAGCCGACGAGATGCTCAAGATGGGCTTCGCCGAGGACGTCGAGACGATCCTCGCCGAGACGCCCGACACCAAGCAGGTCGCCCTCTTCTCGGCGACCATGCCCGCGGCGATCCGCCGCATGTCGAAGCAGTACCTGCACGATCCGGAAGAGATCACGGTCAAGACGAAGACCACGACCTCGGCCACGATCTCCCAGCGCTACCTGATCACGGCCTGGCAGCGGAAGATGGATGCGCTCACCCGCATCCTCGAGGTCGAGAACTTCGACGGCATGATCGTCTTCGGACGTACCCGCAGCATCACGGAGGAGATCGCCGAGAAGCTCCGCGCCCGCGGCTACTCCGCCGCCGCGATCAACGGCGACATCGCGCAGGCGCAGCGCGAGAAGACGGTCAATCAGCTGAAGTCGGGCAAGCTCGACATCCTCGTCGCGACCGATGTGGCCGCGCGCGGCCTCGACGTCGAGCGCATCTCGCACGTGGTCAACTACGACATCCCGACCGACACCGAGTCCTACGTCCACCGCATCGGCCGGACCGGGCGCGCGGGACGCACCGGCGACGCGATCTCGTTCGTCACGCCCAAGGAGCGCTGGCTCGTCCGCGCGATCGAGAAGGCGACCCGCCAGGAGCTCACCGAGATGAGCCTGCCGAGCGTCGACGAGGTCAATGAGACGCGCCTGTCGCGCTTCGACGACCGCATCACCGCGGCGCTCGCGGAGAGCGAGCGCGTGGACCGGTTCCGCGACATCGTCGCTCACTACGTGCGCCACCACGACGTGCCCGAGGTGGACGTCGCTGCGGCCCTCGCGATCGTCGCCCAGGGCGAGACACCGCTGCTGCTGGACCCCGACGTCGAGCCGGCGCGTCCGCCCCGTGACCGCGACGACCGACGCGACCGCAGCGACCGGCGCGAGAGCGACCGTAGCGACCGCGGCGACCGCCCGGAGCGGCGCGCGGGTCAGTATGCGATGTACCGCATCGAGGTGGGCAAGCGGCACCGGGTCGAGCCGCGCCAGATCGTCGGCGCGCTGGCGAACGAGGGTGGACTGCGACGCGACGACTTCGGACGCATCCAGATCCGTCCCGACTTCTCGCTGGTCGAGCTGCCCGCCGACATGTCGCGCGACACGCTCGACCGGCTGTCCGACACCCGCATCTCGGGGCGACTCATCGAGATCCGGCCGGACACCGGTGGCCCGGCGCGACGCCGCAGCGGTGGCGACGAGCGGCGCCCTCCCCGCGAGCGCGACGCGCGCGGCGACCGCAAGCCGCGTCGTCGCGACGGCTGA
- the hpf gene encoding ribosome hibernation-promoting factor, HPF/YfiA family has translation METSIVGVGVNVTDRFRSIVEEKTTRIEHLATRAQRVDVKVTHRAYHNGRMEDDTVELTVTGKGPIVRAEATDGDKFAALDLAVDKLCEQLRRAKDKRVDQRNHPRGAKFAKESGALQGIDLQPASAEAIHAVSTGEIPTVGGAATDEEDYSPVVIRTKEFEPEWMTVEDAVDRMELVGHDFFLFIDARTDHPSVVYRRKGWDYGVISLTTQAAPVAVAS, from the coding sequence ATGGAAACCAGCATCGTCGGCGTGGGAGTGAACGTGACGGATCGCTTCCGCTCGATCGTCGAAGAGAAGACCACCCGCATCGAGCACCTCGCCACACGCGCGCAGCGCGTCGACGTGAAGGTCACCCACCGGGCGTATCACAACGGTCGGATGGAAGACGACACGGTCGAGCTCACGGTCACCGGCAAGGGACCGATCGTGCGGGCCGAGGCGACCGACGGCGACAAGTTCGCGGCTCTGGATCTCGCGGTCGACAAGCTGTGCGAGCAGCTGCGTCGCGCCAAGGACAAGCGGGTCGACCAGCGCAACCACCCACGCGGTGCGAAGTTCGCCAAGGAAAGCGGCGCACTGCAGGGCATCGACCTGCAGCCGGCGTCGGCGGAGGCCATCCACGCCGTCTCGACCGGTGAGATCCCGACCGTGGGCGGCGCCGCGACCGACGAGGAGGACTACAGCCCCGTCGTCATCCGCACCAAGGAGTTCGAGCCGGAGTGGATGACCGTCGAAGACGCGGTCGACCGCATGGAGCTCGTCGGGCACGACTTCTTCCTGTTCATCGACGCGCGCACGGACCACCCGAGCGTGGTCTACCGCCGCAAGGGCTGGGACTACGGTGTCATCTCGCTGACGACGCAGGCAGCACCCGTGGCGGTCGCGTCCTGA
- a CDS encoding ComF family protein, whose product MSTVPIEMFREALGDVLALVFPVACAGCGAWDVSLCTGCREELTGDPVSRRIADVPVWSALLFEGVAARVIRTLKEDGRTALARPLATAATGAIERVRAHSPADTLFVPVPSSRAAFRRRGFRPVELIMGRASLPVSRSLRLTRMTADQRRLDVAARAANVSGAFHANRVAGRDVIVVDDVVTTGATLDEAITALRVAGATVRGAVTVAATPRRTTHSGSESDASGIPA is encoded by the coding sequence GTGTCCACGGTGCCGATCGAGATGTTCCGCGAAGCACTCGGCGATGTGCTCGCGCTGGTGTTCCCGGTCGCCTGCGCAGGGTGCGGGGCGTGGGACGTCTCCCTCTGCACGGGCTGTCGTGAGGAGCTGACGGGCGACCCGGTGTCGCGTCGGATCGCCGACGTGCCCGTGTGGAGCGCTCTGCTGTTCGAGGGGGTGGCCGCGCGCGTCATCCGCACCCTGAAGGAGGACGGACGCACCGCGCTCGCCCGGCCGCTCGCGACAGCCGCCACCGGTGCGATCGAGCGGGTGCGTGCGCATTCGCCCGCCGACACGCTGTTCGTGCCGGTGCCGTCGTCTCGGGCCGCGTTCCGCCGCAGGGGCTTCCGGCCCGTCGAGCTCATCATGGGCCGTGCGTCGCTGCCGGTGTCGCGTTCGCTCCGCCTCACCCGGATGACCGCCGATCAGCGCCGGCTCGACGTCGCCGCGCGCGCCGCCAACGTCTCCGGTGCCTTCCACGCGAACCGCGTCGCGGGCCGCGACGTGATCGTCGTCGACGATGTCGTGACCACCGGCGCGACGCTGGATGAGGCGATCACGGCCCTGCGGGTCGCCGGCGCGACCGTCCGCGGCGCGGTCACGGTGGCGGCCACGCCTCGCCGCACGACGCACAGCGGATCCGAATCGGACGCATCCGGAATTCCTGCGTGA